The following coding sequences lie in one Halogeometricum rufum genomic window:
- a CDS encoding ATP-binding protein, whose protein sequence is MNREKLTLITNDNEPTSHVRVGRSRVSPSTDVVQVSYRGQSAYFRVQTEDDRVANKIRNRGYVHGNVAPILGGSDDVGRKCLVDSSATIRDVPACSTAKLYAPGTDEDQLTSALVDSQYLLHEIEEVPKFGPDGFSFTVVEMDPSGYSTLRVTPETEFEFVDEGEWAEQRRERKTQSRGADEAGAGGGRGESDDEEPTVDIEPTNPSVSFEEDVAGLESVKQTARMLLSLYDPDVQAQMKELYGGTFASRSGSMLLYGPPGCGKTLVSEAIAYEAKHETDIEARRGDVKFLEVEASDIVSKYMGESEKNIRAVFDQAHDLSSEGFVVLFFDEVETLIPDRSDENLKRSERSLTNAFLQEMNDVEDNLFVIGATNMPFSIDPAATRRFPIQQFIPQPDERVMSQVWQKTLSSLPNAGDIDFERLGRKSTGYTPAEVADRVLGSDLRRELIESVVEDGREPITVTTDYLVEQLESTEPKTVNQYVASVRKQLSDLEGYPELKRYIERQVEELDEPTGGRDGGGSGAELVRQLMQSADGDGDASDPSADGAGEAPSSDGGGGDGAEAGGD, encoded by the coding sequence ATGAACCGAGAGAAACTCACACTCATCACGAACGACAACGAACCCACCTCGCACGTCCGCGTCGGGCGAAGCCGAGTCTCCCCCTCGACGGACGTGGTGCAGGTGTCGTACCGCGGACAGAGCGCGTACTTTCGCGTCCAGACCGAAGACGACCGGGTCGCGAACAAGATTCGCAACCGCGGGTACGTCCACGGGAACGTCGCACCCATCCTCGGCGGTAGCGACGACGTCGGCCGGAAGTGCCTCGTGGATTCGAGTGCGACGATTCGCGACGTTCCGGCCTGTTCGACCGCCAAGCTGTACGCTCCCGGTACCGACGAGGACCAACTCACGTCGGCGCTCGTGGACTCGCAGTACCTGCTCCACGAGATAGAGGAGGTTCCGAAGTTCGGCCCCGACGGCTTCAGTTTCACCGTCGTGGAGATGGATCCGTCCGGCTACTCGACGCTCAGAGTGACCCCCGAGACGGAGTTCGAATTCGTCGACGAGGGTGAGTGGGCCGAGCAACGCCGCGAGCGGAAGACGCAGAGTCGGGGTGCGGACGAGGCAGGCGCGGGCGGCGGCCGCGGCGAGTCCGACGACGAAGAACCCACCGTCGACATCGAACCGACGAATCCGAGCGTCAGTTTCGAGGAGGACGTGGCGGGACTCGAATCGGTCAAGCAGACGGCTCGGATGCTGCTGTCGCTGTACGACCCCGACGTGCAGGCCCAGATGAAGGAGTTGTACGGCGGCACGTTCGCGTCTCGGAGCGGGAGTATGCTCCTGTACGGCCCGCCCGGGTGCGGGAAGACGCTCGTGTCGGAGGCCATCGCGTACGAGGCGAAGCACGAGACGGACATCGAGGCGCGCCGCGGAGACGTGAAGTTCCTCGAAGTCGAGGCGAGCGACATCGTCTCGAAGTACATGGGCGAGTCGGAGAAGAACATCCGGGCGGTGTTCGACCAGGCGCACGACCTGTCGAGCGAGGGGTTCGTCGTCCTTTTTTTCGACGAAGTCGAGACGCTCATCCCGGACCGAAGCGACGAGAACCTCAAGCGGTCCGAGCGGTCACTCACCAACGCGTTCCTGCAGGAGATGAACGACGTGGAGGACAACCTGTTCGTCATCGGCGCGACGAACATGCCGTTCTCCATCGACCCGGCCGCGACTCGCCGGTTCCCCATTCAGCAGTTCATCCCGCAACCGGACGAGCGCGTGATGTCGCAGGTTTGGCAGAAGACGCTCTCCTCGCTGCCCAACGCGGGCGACATCGACTTCGAGCGGCTCGGGCGGAAGTCGACCGGCTACACGCCCGCCGAAGTCGCAGACCGCGTCCTGGGGAGCGACCTCAGGCGCGAACTCATCGAGAGCGTCGTCGAGGACGGCCGCGAGCCGATAACCGTCACGACGGACTACCTCGTCGAACAGCTCGAATCGACGGAACCGAAGACGGTCAACCAGTACGTCGCAAGCGTCAGAAAACAGCTCTCGGACCTCGAAGGCTATCCCGAACTGAAGCGGTACATCGAACGACAGGTCGAGGAGTTGGACGAACCGACCGGCGGCCGCGACGGCGGTGGGTCGGGCGCCGAACTGGTCCGACAGCTGATGCAGAGCGCCGACGGCGACGGCGACGCTTCGGACCCGAGCGCCGACGGCGCCGGCGAGGCACCGTCCTCCGACGGCGGCGGCGGAGACGGCGCGGAGGCCGGTGGTGACTGA
- a CDS encoding vWA domain-containing protein: protein MALSDVFLTPLGFAALAAAIPIIILYLIRPDPRTIQFPTFRFLTEDRREDQSNPVFERLKRSVLLLLQLLAILLFATALATPYAPVSESSTVEETVLVVDASASMTVQSGGETRFARAVDEAETAVTGTTSVVVAGANPTVELRGGPPDEARSVLSGLSPTAAAGDLRSAISTASSIAGEESRIVVVSDFADDGAWQDAVRVARARGLSVELRQFAAGGEGNVGVVDRSFSGNEVTVAVKNYGNASVTRTASLGGQEKSLSLGPGDVRSLTFEIPASGGTVRLSPGDDFPTDDVSYVAAPSDAVVDVLVVTNDENRYLTTALSVIDSVELTVTNPPTPVSGDYDVVVYSNVNAERLLSSHLEAGREAVQNGGGVVVQAQDPMPTRYGDLLLVSPNGTATNPTLAQPAETELTRNVDFPPPELYVRGELRDGRPVVRTADGTPLIATAQRGEGRILYYGYIEDSSSFKYNYQYPVFWKRAVYDLAGRPPLSELNVETGTRLSFGNETAITTPDGAVTASSIRLDDAGFYEAGGTRYSASLLSEPESAVVAPDIEAAGNGSVATREEERTVPDPLTEWVALAVVGGLVLEVAYLRRRGDL from the coding sequence ATGGCCCTCTCCGACGTCTTTCTCACCCCGCTGGGATTCGCCGCCCTCGCGGCCGCGATTCCCATCATCATCCTGTATCTCATCCGCCCGGACCCGCGGACGATTCAGTTCCCCACCTTCCGGTTTCTCACCGAGGACCGACGCGAGGACCAGTCGAACCCCGTGTTCGAGCGACTCAAGCGGAGCGTGCTGTTGCTGCTGCAACTGCTCGCGATACTGCTGTTCGCGACGGCTCTCGCCACGCCGTACGCCCCCGTCTCGGAGTCCTCGACGGTGGAGGAGACGGTGCTGGTCGTCGACGCCAGCGCCAGCATGACCGTCCAGTCCGGCGGCGAGACGCGGTTCGCCCGCGCCGTCGACGAGGCGGAGACGGCCGTCACCGGCACCACCTCCGTCGTCGTCGCCGGGGCGAACCCGACAGTGGAACTCCGCGGCGGCCCGCCGGACGAGGCGCGGAGCGTCCTCTCGGGCCTGTCGCCGACGGCCGCGGCCGGTGACCTCCGCTCGGCCATCTCCACGGCGTCGTCCATCGCGGGCGAGGAGTCCCGCATCGTCGTCGTGAGCGACTTCGCCGACGACGGCGCGTGGCAGGACGCCGTCCGCGTCGCCCGCGCCCGCGGCCTCTCGGTCGAACTCCGGCAGTTCGCCGCCGGCGGCGAGGGCAACGTCGGCGTCGTCGACCGGTCGTTCTCCGGCAACGAGGTGACGGTGGCCGTGAAGAACTACGGCAACGCCTCGGTGACGCGGACCGCCTCGCTCGGCGGGCAGGAGAAGTCGCTGTCGCTCGGTCCGGGCGACGTTCGGTCGCTGACGTTCGAGATACCCGCAAGCGGCGGGACCGTTCGGCTCTCGCCGGGCGACGACTTCCCGACGGACGACGTCTCGTACGTCGCCGCGCCGTCGGACGCCGTCGTGGACGTCCTCGTGGTGACGAACGACGAGAACCGCTACCTCACGACGGCGCTGTCGGTCATCGACAGCGTCGAACTCACCGTGACCAACCCGCCGACGCCGGTGAGCGGCGACTACGACGTGGTCGTCTACTCGAACGTGAACGCCGAGCGTCTGCTCTCCAGCCATCTGGAGGCGGGCCGCGAGGCGGTCCAGAACGGCGGGGGCGTCGTCGTGCAGGCACAGGACCCGATGCCGACGCGGTACGGCGACCTGCTCCTCGTCTCGCCGAACGGCACCGCGACGAACCCGACGCTCGCCCAACCGGCCGAGACCGAACTGACGCGGAACGTCGACTTCCCGCCGCCGGAACTGTACGTCAGGGGCGAACTCCGCGACGGCCGCCCGGTGGTGCGGACGGCAGACGGGACGCCGCTGATAGCCACCGCCCAGCGCGGCGAGGGCCGAATCCTCTACTACGGCTACATCGAGGACTCCTCGTCGTTCAAGTACAACTATCAGTACCCGGTGTTCTGGAAGCGCGCCGTCTACGACCTGGCGGGTCGGCCGCCGCTCTCGGAGTTGAACGTCGAGACGGGGACCCGACTGTCGTTCGGCAACGAGACGGCCATCACGACGCCGGACGGCGCGGTCACGGCCTCGTCGATTCGCCTCGACGACGCCGGGTTCTACGAGGCCGGCGGGACGCGGTACAGCGCGTCGCTCCTGAGCGAACCCGAGTCGGCCGTCGTCGCCCCGGACATCGAGGCGGCGGGCAACGGGAGCGTGGCGACGCGCGAGGAGGAGCGGACCGTCCCCGACCCGCTGACCGAGTGGGTCGCACTCGCCGTCGTCGGCGGACTCGTGCTCGAAGTCGCCTACCTGCGCAGACGGGGTGACCTCTGA
- a CDS encoding methylated-DNA--[protein]-cysteine S-methyltransferase, whose product MRVELDGTGLELDESYLDADEETIRAQVREYERGDRTAFDLSVAYPDSFTGRVMRAMSEIPYGETRTYGELAAALETSPVAVGQACGRNPVPLVVPCHRVVGADGSLVGFSGEGGVEQKRRLLAAEASGRQTELAAFE is encoded by the coding sequence ATGCGCGTGGAGCTAGACGGGACGGGGCTGGAACTGGACGAGTCGTACCTCGACGCCGACGAGGAGACGATTCGAGCGCAGGTCCGCGAGTACGAACGCGGCGATCGGACGGCGTTCGACCTCTCGGTCGCGTACCCCGACTCGTTCACCGGTCGGGTGATGCGGGCGATGTCGGAGATACCGTACGGCGAGACGCGGACGTACGGCGAACTCGCGGCGGCGCTCGAGACGAGTCCCGTCGCCGTCGGGCAGGCCTGCGGGCGGAACCCGGTACCCCTCGTCGTCCCCTGCCACCGCGTCGTCGGCGCGGACGGGAGCCTCGTCGGGTTCTCGGGCGAGGGCGGCGTCGAGCAGAAGCGACGGTTGCTGGCCGCCGAGGCGTCGGGTCGGCAGACGGAACTCGCGGCGTTCGAGTAG
- a CDS encoding cupin domain-containing protein — MVERVSVSDLPDTPNPTSGKKEVDEAVGAEAFGFNVYEVRPGEQIPWGYHSHPDHEELFYVLAGAIAVETEEGTVRAESGDAVFVAPGEKNRAHNDGDETARVLAVGAPKDADGAEIAEECPACGAVTGRTHEAVETADGEVYVLSCAACGAEVRRFGAGPDDD; from the coding sequence ATGGTCGAACGAGTGTCCGTGTCGGACCTGCCCGACACGCCGAACCCGACGAGCGGGAAGAAAGAGGTCGACGAAGCGGTGGGCGCGGAGGCGTTCGGATTCAACGTCTACGAGGTTCGCCCGGGCGAGCAGATTCCGTGGGGGTACCACTCCCACCCGGACCACGAGGAACTGTTCTACGTCCTCGCGGGAGCCATCGCCGTCGAGACGGAGGAGGGGACCGTCCGCGCCGAGAGCGGGGACGCCGTGTTCGTCGCGCCGGGAGAGAAGAATCGCGCGCACAACGACGGCGACGAGACGGCGCGCGTCCTGGCCGTCGGCGCGCCGAAGGACGCCGACGGCGCGGAGATAGCCGAGGAGTGCCCCGCCTGCGGCGCGGTGACCGGCCGGACGCACGAGGCCGTCGAGACGGCCGACGGCGAGGTGTACGTCCTCTCCTGTGCGGCGTGCGGAGCGGAAGTCCGGCGGTTCGGCGCCGGCCCCGACGACGACTGA
- a CDS encoding PQQ-binding-like beta-propeller repeat protein, translating to MAAEHHRYVRSHAFEVGDVVATASGPDYAAVTDGERVELVDTDGHVAVELDAPVSALAADRTRTYCLCESDVTAVSRGGAVTWRVDVADAQELTADPAGTFVVVATSEGELVGLDADVGTERFRVPQPHRDVAGAPNVTCLGDSVVLASWSFVTVLDDRGETVAETSIDGAAESVSSLGDDRILVSTKDGRLVCLDAEGEVAWEHRADVSWVAESGDEWVAAVLDDEDAIGAIEPDGTVEAVHDRSGSAHAVAADGSTVCVVRNGTLVAYRAAGAAADLSVAFDDDHLVPGEELTVTIQNEGDERAVATVAVDADGATVGTTAFDVTLDPGERSDRQVDVVAVESGRQSVDARVTLDGERAAETTFEVSELSGDPVTADAVVRDVSEGGASVEVMVRNDSHEPLTRVGVGSRGTATVPPGRTETFTVRRSLPVDRLSVVGQNVDVEASVESDLDEPVVSVRGRDDGWFDVRVVNETDTRFEDVLRVEVSGSVEADPFPAAGATRPVEIPPRGTFVLAYPAPGTSADERAFEVTASLDGVSASVDRRRVRVSGLAVDPLRRTGASEPSGARERTRAGPASEPALPAGSGEGDASAGNVPASVDVERSFGDTATAGTAFVERLTVENHSDRPVAPVVRFEATDETPSERVELDSLDPGAATRVTRRHAAWGRDELTLAGGVVTDGDERVESFGAASVPVDPNPLLIRLWAPVGASTLDVVVENTGDRPRIVTQIAVRGARNGETIDEVVDPGETVDRSVSMTDSIPDDAVRAAVEHAPADDPDATAYFETLVARRERPGRTVDLSAAVAPETDIADGYGEVVLRFTNEGDATLDAVTVEATGAAPDDYLYYGPESFESVESGESFTHRVDVDADADELRLPVDVTTETADETASESVVVESVDGSLAASGRRDDPALRPVVLVTTAREE from the coding sequence ATGGCCGCCGAACACCACCGGTACGTGCGGTCGCACGCGTTCGAGGTGGGCGACGTCGTGGCGACGGCGTCGGGCCCCGACTACGCCGCGGTCACCGACGGAGAGCGAGTCGAACTCGTCGACACCGACGGTCACGTCGCCGTCGAACTGGACGCGCCCGTCAGCGCACTCGCCGCGGACCGAACGCGGACGTACTGTCTCTGTGAGTCGGACGTCACCGCAGTCTCGCGCGGTGGTGCGGTCACGTGGCGGGTGGACGTCGCGGACGCGCAGGAACTGACGGCCGACCCGGCGGGCACGTTCGTCGTCGTCGCGACGAGCGAGGGCGAACTGGTCGGCCTCGACGCCGACGTCGGGACGGAACGGTTTCGCGTCCCCCAACCCCACCGCGACGTCGCCGGCGCGCCGAACGTCACCTGCCTCGGCGACAGCGTCGTGCTCGCGAGTTGGTCGTTCGTCACCGTCCTCGACGACCGAGGGGAGACGGTCGCCGAGACGTCCATCGACGGCGCGGCGGAGTCCGTCTCGTCGCTCGGCGACGACCGGATACTCGTCTCGACGAAGGACGGCCGTCTGGTCTGTCTGGACGCCGAGGGCGAGGTGGCGTGGGAACACCGCGCGGACGTCTCGTGGGTCGCCGAGAGCGGCGACGAGTGGGTCGCGGCCGTCCTCGACGACGAGGACGCCATCGGAGCCATCGAACCCGACGGGACTGTCGAAGCCGTCCACGACCGGTCGGGGTCGGCGCACGCCGTCGCGGCCGACGGGAGTACCGTCTGCGTCGTTCGGAACGGGACGCTCGTCGCGTACCGCGCGGCGGGCGCCGCCGCCGACCTCTCGGTCGCGTTCGACGACGACCACCTCGTCCCGGGCGAGGAACTCACGGTGACGATACAGAACGAGGGCGACGAACGCGCCGTTGCGACGGTGGCCGTGGACGCCGACGGGGCCACGGTGGGAACGACGGCGTTCGACGTTACGCTCGACCCGGGCGAACGGAGCGACCGGCAGGTAGACGTCGTCGCCGTCGAGTCCGGCCGCCAGTCCGTGGACGCGCGCGTCACGCTCGACGGCGAACGGGCCGCCGAAACGACGTTCGAAGTGTCGGAACTGTCGGGCGACCCCGTGACAGCCGACGCCGTCGTTCGCGACGTCTCGGAGGGCGGAGCGTCGGTCGAGGTGATGGTCCGGAACGACTCGCACGAACCGCTCACCCGGGTCGGAGTCGGTTCTCGGGGGACGGCGACGGTTCCACCCGGTCGGACGGAGACGTTCACCGTCCGGCGGTCGCTCCCCGTCGACCGCCTCTCCGTCGTCGGGCAGAACGTCGACGTCGAGGCGTCGGTCGAGTCCGACCTGGACGAACCGGTCGTCTCGGTCCGCGGCCGCGACGACGGCTGGTTCGACGTGCGCGTCGTGAACGAGACGGACACGCGGTTCGAGGACGTCCTCCGCGTCGAGGTTTCGGGGAGCGTCGAGGCCGACCCGTTCCCCGCCGCCGGGGCGACCCGCCCGGTCGAGATTCCCCCGCGAGGGACGTTCGTCCTCGCGTATCCCGCTCCGGGGACGTCGGCCGACGAACGGGCGTTCGAGGTGACCGCGTCGCTCGACGGCGTCTCCGCGTCCGTGGACCGACGCCGCGTCCGTGTCTCCGGTCTCGCGGTCGACCCGCTGCGACGGACCGGCGCGTCGGAACCGTCCGGCGCTCGGGAACGGACGCGGGCGGGTCCCGCCTCGGAACCGGCACTCCCGGCCGGGAGCGGCGAGGGCGACGCGTCGGCCGGGAACGTCCCCGCTTCGGTGGACGTCGAACGGTCGTTCGGGGACACGGCGACGGCCGGAACCGCGTTCGTCGAACGGCTCACCGTGGAGAACCACAGCGACCGACCCGTCGCGCCGGTCGTTCGGTTCGAAGCGACCGACGAGACGCCGTCCGAGCGGGTCGAACTCGACTCGCTGGACCCGGGAGCGGCGACGAGAGTCACGCGCCGCCACGCCGCGTGGGGACGCGACGAACTCACGCTGGCCGGGGGCGTCGTAACAGACGGCGACGAGCGGGTCGAATCGTTCGGGGCCGCGAGCGTTCCCGTGGATCCGAACCCCCTGTTGATCCGTCTGTGGGCGCCCGTCGGCGCGTCGACGCTCGACGTCGTCGTCGAGAACACCGGCGACCGGCCGCGGATAGTGACCCAAATCGCCGTCCGGGGGGCGCGTAACGGGGAGACCATCGACGAGGTCGTCGACCCCGGCGAGACGGTCGACCGCTCGGTCTCGATGACCGACTCGATACCCGACGACGCCGTCCGCGCGGCGGTCGAACACGCGCCCGCAGACGACCCCGACGCGACGGCGTACTTCGAAACGCTGGTCGCGCGCCGGGAGCGTCCGGGGCGAACCGTCGACCTGTCGGCGGCCGTCGCGCCCGAGACGGATATCGCCGACGGCTACGGTGAAGTCGTCCTCCGGTTCACCAACGAGGGGGACGCCACGCTCGACGCCGTGACGGTGGAGGCGACGGGCGCGGCGCCCGACGATTACCTCTACTACGGTCCCGAATCGTTCGAGTCGGTCGAATCGGGCGAGTCGTTCACGCACCGAGTCGACGTCGACGCGGACGCGGACGAACTCCGCCTCCCCGTCGACGTGACCACCGAAACTGCCGACGAGACGGCGAGCGAGTCCGTCGTCGTCGAATCCGTCGACGGGTCGCTCGCCGCGTCCGGACGTCGCGACGACCCGGCGTTGCGTCCGGTCGTTCTCGTCACGACGGCACGAGAGGAGTAG
- a CDS encoding COG1361 family protein has translation MRKSGLLAALVALVVVLGSVPSTAVAASGSVELDEALDDQAESDTLSFTFTAGSNATVTATESMRLDGGNVYFTFDEWERTDGGGSGGSQSWQVVDGGTYRVSYHATAESGASEGTHSATARVETQSGGYVASESLSLSVDVRSPRMGEVRTDQTTVTFTDDDAQSERVSAEISNEGRGVMKPTEVTFSGVPDGFDVGGVSLPNRVAGDSTDGMNFDVTVDSSVDEGTYEFSATLTDNLGHSDQFPVSVTVRKPAVAEAATNTVDVGDILVGQSSTRTFTVREAAGFSGLDGVSGEIVGVEADGRLSLSGLAYVETGPGGEDTAEMTVLAGDGADQHETLSWDVKLTADDRGSPTKTFDVEARVIYPAKLGEVTAPDTEILFDRPKSEVASHTETSTVEFSNTGDLRMDVESVTATTDTELVDVSVSDEPSSVAGLGTGSATLEYSAAPDAPEGTYEVTVTVRTASAGEKTVTRAVSVDHGVELDVERNDVEFGETVVTKERTESLRVSELLEYERVDDVTLEKVSGPDRWLTVAERPPNAFEPGERAPLVFALQFDTQAELYRSYNWTFVLSGSGVESERITVRATTKPYSFDRITEPLREQSSESGWRGTVAGEMSTSLDRIESRLQSGESVPSDDLSAGLAAGRGTQLFIESAAAAGDAQSAGNYSAAQTAIVRAAAAHRSMRAYVDDLTAPEVSRPAEDAVTAGDERLGELVAEQERHYRETLAAEDATTIERARAKRSLGTLAAASGESERAEQLRTEADAAFDTYLEQVRNASATRRDARDVRAAVEANATFVLFDYGVVLNPARFDAVTDRTDRALSHYERARTEFTAAGATEEASRTRAEQAAARQSLRVTEYTLYGSLALYGLVALGLLVTVARRLYAYVQDARTASSGDFLVASSPADA, from the coding sequence ATGCGTAAGTCCGGCCTGCTGGCCGCTCTCGTGGCACTCGTCGTCGTCCTCGGGTCGGTCCCGTCGACGGCAGTCGCCGCGTCGGGGTCAGTCGAACTCGACGAGGCTCTCGACGACCAAGCGGAGTCCGACACGCTGTCGTTCACGTTCACCGCCGGTTCGAACGCGACGGTGACGGCGACAGAGTCGATGCGTCTGGACGGGGGCAACGTCTACTTCACCTTCGACGAGTGGGAACGGACCGACGGCGGCGGGAGCGGTGGGAGCCAGTCCTGGCAGGTGGTGGACGGCGGCACGTACCGCGTCAGTTACCACGCGACGGCAGAGTCCGGCGCGTCGGAGGGGACTCACTCGGCGACGGCCCGGGTCGAGACGCAGTCCGGCGGCTACGTCGCCAGCGAGAGCCTGTCGCTGTCGGTCGACGTGCGCTCTCCCCGGATGGGCGAGGTGCGGACGGACCAGACGACGGTCACATTCACGGACGACGACGCCCAGAGTGAGCGCGTCTCCGCCGAGATATCCAACGAGGGACGAGGCGTGATGAAGCCGACGGAGGTCACGTTCTCCGGCGTTCCGGACGGGTTCGACGTGGGCGGTGTGAGCCTCCCGAACCGAGTCGCCGGCGACAGCACCGACGGGATGAACTTCGACGTGACCGTCGATTCGTCCGTCGACGAGGGGACGTACGAGTTCTCCGCGACGCTGACCGACAACCTCGGGCACTCCGACCAGTTCCCCGTCAGCGTGACGGTGCGCAAGCCGGCCGTCGCGGAGGCGGCCACGAACACCGTCGACGTCGGCGACATCCTCGTCGGCCAGTCGTCGACGAGGACGTTCACCGTCAGAGAGGCGGCCGGGTTCTCCGGACTCGACGGCGTCTCCGGCGAAATCGTCGGCGTCGAGGCTGACGGCCGACTCTCGCTGTCGGGTCTGGCGTACGTCGAGACCGGCCCCGGCGGAGAGGACACCGCGGAGATGACCGTCTTGGCGGGCGACGGCGCCGACCAGCACGAGACGCTGTCGTGGGACGTCAAACTCACCGCCGACGACCGAGGGAGTCCGACGAAGACGTTCGACGTGGAGGCGCGCGTCATCTACCCCGCGAAACTCGGCGAGGTGACGGCGCCGGACACGGAGATACTGTTCGACCGGCCGAAGTCGGAGGTGGCCAGCCACACCGAGACGTCGACTGTCGAGTTCAGCAACACGGGTGACCTGCGGATGGACGTCGAGTCCGTGACGGCGACGACCGACACCGAACTCGTCGACGTCTCCGTCAGCGACGAACCGTCGTCGGTCGCCGGCCTCGGCACCGGGAGCGCCACGCTCGAATACAGCGCGGCCCCGGACGCGCCCGAGGGAACCTACGAGGTCACCGTGACCGTCCGGACGGCGTCGGCGGGGGAGAAGACCGTCACCCGAGCGGTCTCCGTCGACCACGGCGTCGAACTCGACGTCGAACGGAACGACGTCGAGTTCGGCGAGACGGTGGTGACGAAGGAGCGAACCGAGAGCCTGCGGGTCTCGGAACTCCTCGAGTACGAGCGCGTGGACGACGTGACGCTCGAGAAGGTGTCCGGGCCCGACCGGTGGCTGACGGTCGCCGAACGGCCGCCGAACGCGTTCGAACCCGGCGAGCGAGCACCGCTCGTGTTCGCCCTCCAGTTCGACACGCAGGCCGAACTGTACCGGTCGTACAACTGGACGTTCGTGCTGTCCGGGTCGGGCGTCGAGTCCGAGCGAATTACGGTGCGCGCGACCACGAAACCGTACTCGTTCGACCGTATCACCGAACCCCTGCGCGAGCAGTCCTCCGAGAGCGGATGGCGCGGGACCGTCGCCGGAGAGATGTCGACGTCGCTCGACCGTATCGAGTCGCGGCTGCAGTCGGGCGAGTCCGTCCCCAGCGACGACCTCTCGGCCGGCCTCGCGGCGGGACGCGGCACGCAGTTGTTCATCGAGTCGGCCGCCGCGGCCGGAGACGCCCAGTCCGCGGGGAACTACTCGGCGGCGCAGACGGCTATCGTTCGCGCCGCCGCCGCGCATCGATCCATGCGCGCGTACGTCGACGACCTGACCGCGCCGGAGGTCAGCCGACCGGCCGAAGACGCCGTCACTGCGGGCGACGAACGCCTCGGAGAACTGGTCGCCGAACAGGAGCGACACTACCGAGAGACGCTGGCAGCCGAGGACGCCACCACTATCGAACGCGCGCGAGCGAAGCGGAGTCTCGGAACCCTCGCGGCCGCCAGCGGCGAATCTGAGCGCGCCGAGCAGTTGCGGACCGAGGCCGACGCGGCGTTCGACACGTACCTCGAACAGGTGCGGAACGCGAGTGCGACCCGGCGGGACGCGCGCGACGTGCGCGCCGCCGTCGAAGCGAACGCCACGTTCGTCCTGTTCGACTACGGCGTCGTGTTGAACCCCGCCCGGTTCGACGCGGTCACCGACCGGACAGACAGGGCACTCAGCCACTACGAGCGGGCGCGGACGGAGTTCACCGCCGCGGGTGCGACCGAGGAGGCGAGTCGGACACGCGCCGAACAAGCGGCCGCGCGGCAGTCGCTCCGGGTGACCGAGTACACGCTGTACGGGTCGCTCGCCCTGTACGGACTCGTCGCGCTCGGACTCCTCGTCACCGTCGCTCGCAGACTGTACGCCTACGTGCAGGACGCGCGGACGGCGTCGAGCGGCGACTTCCTCGTCGCTTCGTCCCCGGCCGACGCCTGA